A genomic region of Rhizobium sp. NXC24 contains the following coding sequences:
- a CDS encoding P1 family peptidase, translated as MADLLNLLTDIEGVGVGHCTDPALGSGVTAIIFDEPAVASCSVLGGAPGGRDTALLDPAMTVGVVDGLVLSGGSAFGLDAAGGVQAGLRDIGRGLQVGSARVPLVPQAILFDLINGGDKDWGLHSPYRDMGYAAFKAAGKGAFPLGTVGAGTGATTATVKGGLGSASAVSSQGHRIAAIVAVNALGSATIGEGPHFWAAPFEIGGEFGGLGMPETIDVRLRLKGANVTATTIGAIVTDAALTKAEAHRLSICGHDGFARALLPTHLPLDGDTVFAASTGKHQRDDLLSFMELCHLATLVMARAIARGVYEATALAVAGALPAWRDRFPDRII; from the coding sequence TTGGCTGATCTCCTCAATCTCCTAACCGATATCGAAGGCGTCGGCGTCGGTCATTGCACCGATCCTGCGCTAGGCTCCGGTGTCACAGCCATCATCTTCGATGAACCGGCAGTCGCCTCCTGTTCCGTGCTCGGCGGTGCGCCGGGCGGACGCGACACGGCATTGCTCGATCCGGCGATGACGGTGGGCGTAGTCGACGGGCTGGTGCTGTCGGGCGGCTCAGCCTTCGGTCTCGATGCGGCGGGCGGCGTGCAGGCGGGCCTGCGCGACATCGGCCGCGGCCTGCAGGTCGGCAGCGCGCGCGTGCCGCTGGTGCCGCAGGCGATCCTCTTCGATCTCATCAATGGCGGCGACAAGGATTGGGGCCTGCATTCGCCCTATCGCGACATGGGTTACGCCGCCTTCAAGGCCGCAGGCAAGGGTGCCTTCCCGCTCGGCACGGTCGGTGCCGGCACGGGTGCGACGACGGCGACGGTCAAGGGCGGCCTCGGCTCGGCCAGCGCCGTCAGCAGCCAGGGACATAGGATCGCGGCCATCGTCGCCGTCAATGCGCTGGGCTCGGCCACCATCGGCGAAGGACCGCATTTCTGGGCCGCTCCCTTCGAGATCGGCGGGGAATTCGGCGGTCTCGGCATGCCCGAAACCATCGACGTCCGACTGCGGCTGAAGGGCGCGAATGTTACGGCAACAACGATCGGCGCCATCGTCACCGATGCTGCGTTGACCAAGGCGGAAGCGCATCGGCTGTCGATCTGCGGCCATGACGGTTTTGCCCGCGCGCTGTTGCCCACGCATCTGCCGCTCGACGGCGACACGGTGTTTGCCGCTTCGACCGGCAAACATCAGAGAGACGACCTGCTGAGCTTCATGGAACTCTGCCATCTCGCCACCCTCGTTATGGCGCGTGCCATTGCCCGCGGCGTCTACGAAGCAACGGCGCTGGCCGTCGCAGGCGCGCTGCCGGCCTGGCGGGACCGCTTTCCGGACCGGATAATTTAG
- a CDS encoding nucleoside-diphosphate sugar epimerase/dehydratase: MVPADKLVLPFLALPRSTKRALALIVDASLCVLTVWFAYCLRLDDWVILEGVEWLPAIVSLLVAIPIFIVLGLYRAIFRYAGMSAFMTVVKAVAIYALAFMTIFTAISVPGVPRTVGILQPLLLLIAIGLSRMWTRYWLGNAYQRLLNRNQLAKVLIYGAGSSGRQLAGALANSAELNVVGYLDDDKHLHGSIMGGLPIYDPADLSALSVSSEISDVLLALPNATRQRRNEILESMRKARVTVRTMPDLTALAQGRVAVSDLRELDIEDLLGRNVIAPDRTLIEKNIRSKVVMVTGAGGSIGSELCRQILKNRPSCLLLVEQNEFGLYAIHGELEKSAATAGYDDIRIIPFLASIRDGRRLRQIMEAWRPKTVYHAAAYKHVPLVEYNPVEGIRNNVLGTLTTAEVARDCGVEDFVLISTDKAVRPTNIMGASKRLAEMVLQAMDADRKPGVGGTNFAMVRFGNVLGSSGSVVPLFRQQIRDGGPITLTHPDITRYFMTIPEASQLVIQAGAMSGGGDVFLLDMGEPVRIADLARRMVELSGLTVRDQDEPEGDIELEITGLRPGEKLYEELLIGDNPQATTHPRIMRAKEDFLHWSELSKRLAALEAALDENDIPQARTLLQKLVSGYAPSGEVVDLVFREREMDLTIGQPDFGSVAGL; the protein is encoded by the coding sequence ATGGTACCCGCGGATAAGCTCGTCCTGCCGTTCCTGGCGCTGCCACGCTCGACCAAACGCGCCCTGGCGCTGATTGTCGATGCCAGCCTCTGCGTTCTGACCGTCTGGTTCGCCTATTGTCTCCGCTTGGATGACTGGGTCATTCTCGAAGGCGTGGAGTGGCTGCCGGCGATCGTTTCGCTCCTCGTTGCCATCCCGATCTTCATCGTCCTTGGCCTCTATCGCGCCATCTTCCGCTATGCCGGCATGTCGGCCTTCATGACCGTCGTCAAGGCGGTGGCGATCTACGCGCTTGCCTTCATGACCATTTTTACCGCGATCAGCGTGCCCGGCGTACCCCGCACGGTCGGCATCTTGCAGCCGTTGCTGCTGTTGATCGCCATCGGCTTGTCGCGCATGTGGACGCGCTACTGGCTCGGCAACGCCTATCAGCGGCTGTTGAACCGCAATCAACTGGCCAAGGTGCTGATCTACGGCGCCGGCTCTTCCGGGCGGCAGCTCGCCGGTGCACTCGCCAACAGCGCCGAACTGAATGTCGTGGGCTATCTCGACGATGACAAGCATCTGCATGGCAGCATCATGGGCGGCCTGCCCATTTATGATCCGGCCGACCTGTCTGCCTTGAGCGTCTCGAGCGAGATCAGCGACGTGCTGCTGGCGCTGCCGAACGCGACGCGCCAGCGCCGCAACGAAATTCTCGAAAGCATGCGCAAGGCGCGCGTCACCGTGCGCACCATGCCCGATCTGACGGCTCTCGCCCAAGGGCGCGTCGCGGTCTCAGACCTGCGCGAACTTGATATCGAAGACCTGCTCGGCCGCAACGTGATCGCGCCCGATCGCACGCTGATCGAGAAAAATATCCGCAGCAAAGTGGTGATGGTCACCGGCGCCGGGGGCTCGATCGGCAGCGAACTCTGCCGTCAGATCCTGAAGAACCGCCCCTCCTGCCTGCTGCTGGTGGAGCAGAATGAATTCGGGCTCTACGCCATTCACGGCGAGCTGGAGAAATCGGCGGCGACGGCTGGCTATGATGATATCCGCATCATTCCATTCCTGGCGTCCATCCGCGATGGCCGACGGCTCAGACAGATCATGGAGGCTTGGCGGCCGAAAACCGTCTATCACGCCGCCGCCTACAAGCATGTGCCGCTCGTCGAATACAATCCCGTCGAAGGCATACGCAACAACGTGCTGGGAACGCTGACGACAGCCGAAGTGGCGCGCGACTGCGGCGTCGAGGATTTCGTCCTGATCAGCACCGACAAGGCCGTGCGTCCGACCAACATCATGGGCGCCAGCAAGCGGTTGGCGGAGATGGTGCTGCAGGCCATGGACGCGGACCGCAAGCCCGGCGTGGGGGGCACGAATTTCGCCATGGTCCGTTTCGGCAACGTGCTGGGTTCATCGGGTTCGGTCGTGCCGCTCTTCCGCCAGCAGATCCGCGATGGCGGTCCGATCACGCTGACGCATCCGGATATCACCCGCTATTTCATGACGATCCCCGAGGCATCGCAGCTCGTCATCCAGGCCGGCGCCATGTCCGGCGGCGGCGACGTCTTCCTGCTCGACATGGGCGAACCAGTGCGCATTGCCGATCTTGCCCGCCGCATGGTGGAATTGTCCGGCCTGACAGTCAGGGACCAGGATGAGCCGGAGGGCGACATCGAGCTGGAGATCACCGGCCTGAGGCCGGGCGAGAAACTCTATGAAGAGCTGCTGATCGGCGACAATCCGCAGGCGACGACCCATCCGCGCATCATGCGGGCCAAGGAAGATTTCCTGCACTGGTCGGAGCTGTCAAAGAGGCTTGCGGCCCTTGAGGCAGCGCTGGATGAAAACGACATCCCGCAGGCAAGAACCCTGCTGCAGAAGCTGGTCTCCGGCTACGCGCCGAGTGGCGAAGTGGTGGACCTCGTTTTCCGCGAGCGCGAGATGGATCTGACCATCGGTCAGCCGGATTTCGGCAGCGTCGCGGGGCTGTAA
- a CDS encoding GumC family protein, which produces MSSLERSKRSSQLPGWRSTEPYEGRREGLRSRSPVLRPRDFVHEVQPVAAEKPVDPAERIIAARDDVRREFERKAEAAPPPVAEPVVVAPPPVTEPVVVVTPQTVSPARMPAADTPLLDLRSAVRSIWAKKLLVLALAGVGAVLGASIIPLLPQKFTAETSLYFDPRQVGGSDGPQAAPTAPELILTMIDSQTQILSSGRVLGRVVDALKLDQDSQFNGGATGDAAKYVATATLAKAVLIAREASTYVVSLKVTTRDPQKSAKIANQLVTSFMEEESKAAANSYHTSSTALDGRLEDLRQQVLDAEKAVELYRADNDMVAVEGNLISDKRLTALNDMLVTAQQKTIEAKARAEAANKLSFEDVVANGSQANMTATSTSLSSLRQQYAALAANVGSLQSQLGARHPRLLAAKSSLDSLAAEIRRELQRQTTSARADYEQAQKAEQDIAKELAVQKASQVNTSGKLVGLNELQRKAAAAREVYEALLKRSGQTSDAQDLSQNNIRVISEAEPPLTANGPSRKVMMVAGLIAGALFGMSLGAAFAILAGLFRHPVVRGYLGK; this is translated from the coding sequence ATGAGCTCATTGGAACGAAGCAAGCGATCGAGCCAACTTCCGGGTTGGCGCAGCACCGAGCCGTACGAAGGACGGCGCGAAGGCTTGCGTTCACGCAGCCCTGTGCTGCGGCCGAGAGACTTTGTTCATGAGGTTCAACCCGTTGCCGCCGAAAAGCCGGTCGATCCGGCGGAGCGGATAATCGCCGCCCGCGATGACGTACGTCGCGAATTCGAACGCAAAGCGGAAGCCGCGCCGCCGCCGGTCGCGGAGCCGGTCGTTGTCGCTCCCCCCCCAGTCACCGAGCCGGTGGTTGTTGTCACGCCGCAAACGGTTTCGCCTGCGCGGATGCCCGCGGCCGATACGCCGCTTCTCGACTTGCGCTCGGCTGTGCGGTCGATCTGGGCGAAAAAGCTGCTGGTTCTTGCGCTTGCAGGCGTCGGGGCCGTGCTCGGCGCCAGCATCATCCCGCTGCTGCCGCAGAAATTCACGGCCGAAACCAGCCTCTATTTCGATCCTCGCCAAGTGGGGGGCTCCGATGGTCCGCAGGCCGCGCCCACTGCGCCGGAACTGATCCTGACGATGATCGACAGCCAGACCCAGATCCTTTCCTCCGGCAGGGTGCTGGGCCGGGTCGTCGATGCGCTGAAGCTCGATCAGGATTCTCAATTCAACGGCGGCGCGACCGGCGACGCGGCAAAATACGTGGCGACCGCAACGCTGGCGAAGGCAGTGCTGATCGCCCGCGAGGCCAGTACCTATGTCGTGTCGCTGAAGGTCACGACGCGCGATCCGCAAAAGTCGGCCAAGATCGCCAACCAGCTTGTTACCTCCTTCATGGAGGAAGAGAGCAAGGCGGCGGCGAACAGCTATCACACCAGCAGCACCGCGCTGGATGGTCGGCTTGAAGATCTGCGCCAGCAGGTGCTTGACGCCGAAAAGGCCGTCGAGCTCTACCGGGCCGATAATGATATGGTCGCCGTCGAAGGCAATCTGATCTCCGACAAGCGCCTGACTGCGCTGAACGATATGCTGGTGACCGCACAGCAAAAGACGATCGAGGCGAAGGCACGGGCCGAAGCTGCCAATAAACTGAGTTTCGAGGACGTCGTTGCCAATGGCTCCCAGGCCAACATGACGGCAACGTCCACATCGCTCAGCAGTCTGCGTCAGCAATATGCGGCGCTCGCCGCCAATGTCGGCAGCCTGCAAAGCCAGCTCGGTGCCCGCCATCCGCGCCTGCTTGCCGCCAAATCCTCGCTCGACAGCCTCGCAGCGGAAATTCGCCGCGAGCTGCAGCGACAGACGACGTCGGCCCGCGCCGATTACGAGCAGGCGCAGAAGGCCGAGCAGGATATCGCCAAGGAATTGGCGGTGCAGAAGGCGTCGCAGGTCAATACATCGGGCAAGCTGGTCGGACTGAACGAGTTGCAGCGCAAGGCGGCTGCTGCGCGCGAGGTTTACGAGGCGCTGCTGAAGCGTTCCGGCCAGACGAGCGACGCGCAGGACCTGTCGCAGAACAATATCCGTGTCATCTCCGAGGCCGAGCCGCCGCTGACGGCGAATGGACCGAGCCGAAAGGTGATGATGGTGGCCGGATTGATCGCCGGCGCGCTGTTCGGCATGAGCCTCGGGGCAGCCTTTGCCATCCTCGCCGGCTTGTTCCGGCATCCGGTCGTTCGTGGCTATCTTGGGAAGTGA
- a CDS encoding acyltransferase produces the protein MLVQLQYLRAIAALMVVYFHSVLQVPKVNSGFDWQFHLFGETGVDIFFVLSGFVMWLTTAGREVRPLDFYRRRIQRIVPLYWLATLFSAAVALVAPSILKSTVFDVPHLVASLLFLPWHNAADPSLIAPVVVPGWTLNYEMFFYFVFGLLLLVREKWRLHALFGTMTAIILACHLFPVETTATTVYGDPIIYEFLAGVVLAKLYLEKVLLPQTVAWPALVVGFAFLLINETLCDANMRSYMWGIPAVIILYSAVSIDFSKLPVIGWLSYLGDASYSIYITHAFTLAFLRVVCGVLKIDIMAHGPIFVSCCIVGSAIGGAIVHELTTPSRWSKWKKKQAAIA, from the coding sequence ATGCTTGTACAGTTGCAGTATCTGCGCGCCATTGCTGCGCTGATGGTCGTCTATTTTCATTCAGTGCTGCAGGTACCGAAGGTCAATTCCGGCTTCGACTGGCAATTCCATCTCTTCGGCGAGACTGGCGTCGACATTTTCTTCGTCCTCAGCGGTTTCGTCATGTGGCTGACCACGGCAGGACGTGAAGTGCGCCCGCTCGACTTCTATCGCCGCCGCATCCAGCGCATCGTGCCGCTTTATTGGCTGGCGACACTGTTTTCCGCCGCCGTCGCTCTCGTCGCGCCATCGATCCTGAAATCGACGGTGTTCGACGTTCCCCACCTCGTCGCTTCGCTTCTATTCCTGCCCTGGCACAATGCTGCCGATCCCAGCCTCATCGCACCCGTCGTCGTGCCCGGCTGGACGCTGAACTATGAAATGTTCTTCTATTTCGTCTTCGGCCTGTTGCTGCTGGTGCGCGAAAAATGGCGGCTCCATGCCCTCTTCGGCACGATGACGGCGATCATCCTCGCCTGCCACCTGTTTCCGGTAGAAACGACCGCCACCACGGTCTATGGCGACCCGATCATCTATGAATTCCTGGCGGGCGTCGTTCTCGCCAAGCTTTATCTCGAAAAAGTGCTGCTGCCGCAGACGGTCGCCTGGCCGGCGCTGGTGGTCGGATTCGCCTTCCTGCTGATCAACGAGACGCTCTGCGATGCCAACATGCGCTCCTATATGTGGGGCATTCCGGCCGTCATTATTCTCTACTCGGCCGTCTCGATCGATTTTTCCAAGCTTCCCGTCATCGGCTGGTTGAGCTATCTCGGCGACGCGTCCTACAGCATCTACATCACCCATGCCTTCACGCTGGCATTTCTGCGCGTCGTCTGCGGCGTGCTGAAGATCGATATCATGGCGCATGGTCCGATCTTCGTCAGTTGCTGCATCGTCGGCTCGGCGATTGGCGGCGCGATCGTCCACGAGCTGACGACACCCAGCCGCTGGAGCAAGTGGAAAAAGAAGCAGGCCGCCATCGCCTGA
- a CDS encoding glycoside hydrolase family 5 protein, with protein sequence MTGLVRRLLRQALAAAVLLASAAETDASFDPSQLCYRGINLSGAEYGDRTGVVGTNYTYPSEETVRYFASKGMNVVRLPFRWERLQPVLGQPLDGEELQRLRDAVDLIQEHGMAVVLDPHNFGYYDKDQLTQAPATDLAFGDFWARLAVEFANQKGVFFGLMNEPHDIKAPDWLEAANTAIQGIRTVGARNLILVPGTNWSGALTWATDRIGGGANDTVMLGVKDPLDFYAFEFHQYLDADSSGTHPVCDGSDQARQGLTDVTAWLRKNGKRGFLGEFGVAGNQPCLDGLKQIFDVMADNNDVWLGWTYWAAGDWWPSQEPLNVQPRGGKDRPQMKVIAAAVGKKTVIAPACASVKPAG encoded by the coding sequence ATGACCGGACTCGTGAGGAGACTGCTGCGCCAAGCGCTCGCCGCAGCGGTTCTGCTCGCTTCGGCCGCAGAGACCGATGCAAGCTTTGACCCATCGCAGCTCTGCTATCGGGGCATCAACCTTTCCGGGGCCGAATATGGCGACCGCACCGGCGTGGTCGGCACCAACTATACCTATCCGTCGGAAGAAACGGTGCGCTATTTCGCCAGCAAGGGCATGAATGTTGTCCGCCTGCCGTTCCGCTGGGAGCGGCTGCAGCCGGTGCTTGGCCAGCCGTTGGACGGCGAAGAACTGCAGCGGCTCAGGGATGCCGTCGATCTCATCCAAGAGCATGGCATGGCCGTCGTCCTGGATCCGCACAATTTCGGCTATTACGACAAGGATCAACTCACACAGGCGCCTGCGACCGATCTCGCCTTCGGCGATTTCTGGGCGCGTCTCGCCGTCGAGTTTGCCAATCAGAAGGGCGTGTTCTTCGGCCTGATGAACGAGCCGCACGATATCAAGGCTCCCGATTGGCTGGAAGCCGCCAATACCGCGATACAGGGCATTCGTACGGTCGGCGCCCGCAACCTCATCCTCGTGCCCGGCACGAACTGGAGCGGCGCGCTCACCTGGGCTACCGACAGGATCGGCGGCGGCGCGAACGATACTGTCATGCTTGGCGTCAAGGACCCTCTCGATTTCTATGCATTCGAGTTTCATCAGTATCTCGATGCCGATAGTTCCGGTACGCATCCTGTCTGTGACGGCAGCGACCAGGCCAGACAAGGGTTGACCGACGTCACCGCCTGGCTGCGCAAGAACGGCAAGCGCGGCTTTCTCGGCGAATTCGGCGTGGCGGGAAACCAGCCCTGTCTTGACGGGCTAAAGCAGATTTTCGATGTCATGGCCGACAACAACGATGTCTGGCTCGGATGGACGTATTGGGCGGCCGGCGACTGGTGGCCGTCGCAGGAGCCGCTGAACGTGCAGCCGCGTGGCGGCAAGGACCGGCCGCAGATGAAGGTGATCGCTGCTGCCGTCGGTAAGAAAACGGTGATTGCGCCGGCCTGCGCCAGCGTCAAGCCGGCGGGCTGA
- the purU gene encoding formyltetrahydrofolate deformylase, which yields MKSYVLRVSCKSTRGIVAAIANYLADQGCNIVDSSQFDDLDTGKFFMRVSFISEEGVKQEALVEGFKPVAEKFEMDAEIYDAQKRMKVLLMVSRFGHCLNDLLYRWKIGALPIDIVGVVSNHFDYQKVVVNHDIPFHHIKVTKDNKPQAEAQLLDLVEQTGTELIVLARYMQVLSDAMCKKMSGKIINIHHSFLPSFKGANPYKQAYERGVKLIGATAHYVTGDLDEGPIIEQDTARITHAQSAEDYVSIGRDVESQVLARAIHAHIHYRTFLNGNRTIVFPASPGSYASERMG from the coding sequence ATGAAGAGCTATGTTCTACGGGTATCCTGCAAATCGACGCGCGGGATCGTTGCGGCGATAGCGAATTATCTGGCCGACCAGGGCTGCAATATCGTCGACTCCAGCCAGTTCGACGATCTCGATACCGGCAAGTTCTTCATGCGGGTCTCCTTCATCTCCGAGGAAGGCGTCAAGCAGGAGGCATTGGTCGAAGGTTTCAAGCCGGTCGCCGAGAAATTCGAGATGGATGCCGAGATCTATGATGCCCAGAAGCGCATGAAGGTGCTCTTGATGGTGTCGCGCTTCGGCCATTGCCTCAACGACCTGCTCTATCGCTGGAAGATCGGCGCGCTGCCGATCGACATCGTCGGCGTCGTCTCCAACCATTTCGACTACCAGAAGGTGGTCGTCAACCACGACATCCCCTTCCACCACATCAAGGTGACGAAGGACAACAAGCCGCAGGCCGAAGCGCAACTGCTGGACCTCGTCGAGCAGACCGGCACCGAACTCATCGTGCTGGCCCGCTACATGCAGGTGCTGTCGGACGCCATGTGCAAGAAGATGTCGGGCAAGATCATCAACATCCACCATTCCTTCCTGCCGAGCTTCAAGGGCGCCAACCCGTACAAGCAGGCCTATGAGCGCGGCGTGAAGCTGATCGGGGCGACGGCACATTACGTCACCGGCGATCTCGACGAAGGTCCGATCATCGAGCAGGACACGGCCCGCATCACGCATGCGCAGTCGGCGGAAGACTATGTCTCGATCGGCCGCGATGTCGAAAGCCAGGTACTGGCGCGGGCCATCCATGCCCACATCCACTACCGCACCTTCCTCAACGGCAACCGCACCATCGTCTTCCCGGCAAGCCCCGGAAGCTATGCCTCGGAGCGGATGGGGTAA
- a CDS encoding aminotransferase, producing the protein MTDAALVNRMQLPRPDTTPEAAAEILQTHYGLTGTVTELGSQQDRNYRIDAGDNSYVLKICRTEYDTVELEAQNAAIRHLHAKPDAPRVPNIVPSLSGRDILVVTIREQDYLVRLLSYLPGQSLTRRKHLPVAAVSALGALSGRLARDLADFEHPGLHRSLQWDLRRAGPVAVQLLSAISDHEARDRIAKAMVAAVKRIQPLASGLRVQPVHHDVTGDNVVSHPDAHGQPIPDGVIDFGDIIQGWVVGDLAVTCASLLHHAEGDPFYILPAIKAYHAIYPLGEAELKALWPLIVARAVILAASGEQQLAIDPDNDYVRGNLKLEREIFDVATGAQPDVMEAAILRAAGMDLAPLATDGWSVLLPDIASDHIAAVDLSVTSPHFVDGNWLKPDMDWRLLAKAAIASGSAATRYGEFRLSHADLLSMTPPQNFALHSDICLPAGTTVTAPFAGRIQWHGQHLVLIGETVSLHLDGVECTLEEGAEVEQGAIVGTIGSEGSAIGGLRVQLCRVPGMVPPLFATAHQADGWSAVCPSPAILLNEACEAPRLESAALLTQREAHFASPQKHYYDVPPQIERGWHEFVFDTQGRTYLDMVNNVTMLGHAHPRLTAAIERQWSRLNTNSRFHYAAVAEFSERLAALAPDGLDSVFLVNSGSEANDLAIRLAWAHTGKKNMLCLLEAYHGWTLASDAVSTSIADNPQALTTRPDWMHPLVSPNTYRGPFRGPDSAADYVAGVTTLLETIDEKAEGLAGFIAEAVYGNAGGIALPRGYLADVYAAVRQRGGLCIADEVQVGYGRLGHHFWGFETQDVVPDIITIAKGMGNGHPLGAVITRREIAESLEKEGYFFSSAGGSPVSSVVGLTVLDIMKDEGLQENARIIGDHLKAGLIALMEHFPLIGAVHGMGLYLGVEFVRDHETLTPATEETAALCERLLELGVIMQPTGDHLNVLKIKPPLCLSAESTDFFVKALEKALEDGV; encoded by the coding sequence ATGACCGACGCCGCGCTCGTCAATCGCATGCAACTGCCAAGACCGGATACCACGCCGGAAGCGGCGGCGGAGATCTTGCAGACGCATTACGGCCTGACCGGGACGGTTACCGAACTCGGCAGTCAGCAGGACCGCAACTACCGTATCGACGCGGGTGACAACAGCTACGTTCTGAAGATCTGCCGAACGGAATACGACACGGTCGAGCTGGAGGCGCAGAACGCCGCCATCCGCCATCTACATGCGAAACCCGATGCGCCGCGCGTGCCCAACATCGTGCCCTCGCTGAGCGGCCGGGATATTCTCGTCGTCACCATTCGCGAGCAGGATTATCTTGTCCGGCTGCTCAGCTATCTCCCCGGTCAATCGCTGACTCGGCGCAAGCATCTGCCCGTCGCCGCCGTTTCGGCGCTGGGTGCCCTTTCCGGCCGGCTCGCCCGTGACCTTGCCGATTTCGAACATCCCGGCCTCCACCGCAGCCTGCAATGGGACCTGCGCCGCGCCGGGCCGGTCGCCGTGCAGCTCCTGTCGGCGATATCGGATCACGAGGCGCGCGACCGCATCGCCAAGGCAATGGTCGCGGCCGTAAAGCGCATCCAGCCGCTTGCGAGCGGGCTTCGCGTGCAGCCCGTCCATCACGACGTCACCGGCGACAATGTCGTCAGTCATCCGGATGCGCATGGGCAGCCTATCCCGGATGGGGTGATCGATTTCGGCGACATCATCCAGGGCTGGGTGGTGGGCGACCTCGCCGTCACCTGCGCCTCGCTGCTTCACCACGCCGAAGGCGATCCCTTCTACATCCTCCCTGCCATCAAGGCCTATCACGCGATCTATCCGCTCGGGGAAGCCGAATTGAAGGCGCTCTGGCCGCTGATCGTCGCCCGCGCGGTGATTCTCGCCGCCAGCGGCGAGCAACAGCTCGCCATCGACCCCGACAATGATTACGTGCGCGGCAATCTCAAACTCGAGCGCGAGATTTTCGACGTTGCCACCGGCGCGCAGCCGGACGTGATGGAAGCGGCGATCCTCCGGGCCGCGGGCATGGATCTCGCTCCGCTCGCCACCGACGGCTGGTCCGTATTGCTGCCGGACATTGCATCGGATCACATCGCCGCCGTCGATCTTTCCGTGACCAGCCCGCATTTCGTCGACGGTAACTGGCTAAAGCCGGACATGGACTGGCGGTTGCTCGCCAAGGCGGCCATCGCTTCCGGCTCGGCTGCGACGCGCTACGGGGAATTCCGTCTGTCGCATGCCGATCTTCTCAGCATGACGCCGCCGCAGAATTTCGCGCTGCATAGCGATATCTGCCTGCCGGCCGGCACGACCGTCACCGCGCCCTTTGCCGGCCGCATCCAATGGCATGGCCAGCATCTCGTTCTGATTGGCGAAACCGTCAGCCTGCATCTCGACGGCGTCGAGTGCACGCTGGAAGAGGGCGCCGAGGTGGAACAAGGGGCGATCGTCGGCACGATCGGCAGCGAGGGCTCGGCCATCGGGGGACTGCGCGTGCAGCTCTGCCGCGTCCCGGGGATGGTGCCACCGCTCTTTGCCACAGCCCACCAGGCCGATGGCTGGTCGGCCGTCTGCCCCTCGCCCGCCATTCTCCTGAACGAGGCCTGCGAGGCGCCGCGGCTGGAGAGCGCCGCACTTCTCACGCAGCGCGAAGCGCATTTTGCCAGCCCGCAAAAGCATTATTACGACGTCCCGCCGCAGATCGAGCGCGGCTGGCATGAATTCGTGTTCGACACACAAGGCCGCACCTATCTCGACATGGTCAACAACGTGACCATGCTCGGCCATGCGCATCCGCGGCTGACGGCGGCCATCGAGCGGCAATGGTCACGGCTCAACACCAATTCCCGCTTCCACTATGCCGCCGTTGCCGAATTTTCTGAGCGTTTGGCAGCATTGGCGCCCGATGGTCTCGATAGCGTCTTTCTCGTCAACAGCGGTTCCGAGGCCAACGATCTCGCCATCCGGCTTGCCTGGGCGCATACGGGCAAGAAAAACATGCTGTGCCTGCTGGAGGCCTATCACGGCTGGACGCTGGCAAGCGATGCTGTCTCCACTTCCATTGCCGACAATCCGCAGGCGTTGACGACGCGACCGGACTGGATGCATCCGCTCGTTTCGCCCAATACCTATCGCGGCCCGTTCCGCGGTCCGGATTCGGCTGCGGACTACGTGGCCGGCGTTACGACCTTGCTGGAGACCATCGACGAGAAGGCCGAGGGTCTCGCCGGCTTCATCGCGGAAGCGGTCTACGGCAATGCCGGCGGCATTGCCCTGCCGCGCGGCTATCTCGCCGATGTCTACGCCGCCGTCCGGCAACGGGGCGGCCTCTGCATCGCCGACGAGGTGCAGGTGGGTTACGGCCGGCTCGGCCACCATTTCTGGGGCTTCGAGACCCAGGACGTCGTGCCCGATATCATCACCATCGCCAAGGGCATGGGCAACGGCCATCCGCTCGGCGCCGTCATCACCCGGCGGGAGATCGCCGAATCACTGGAGAAAGAGGGCTATTTCTTCTCCTCGGCCGGCGGCAGTCCGGTGAGCTCGGTTGTCGGCCTTACCGTGCTGGACATCATGAAGGACGAAGGCCTTCAGGAGAATGCTCGCATCATCGGCGACCACCTGAAGGCTGGGCTGATCGCGCTGATGGAGCATTTTCCGCTGATCGGCGCCGTGCACGGCATGGGCCTCTACCTCGGCGTCGAATTCGTCCGCGATCACGAGACGCTGACACCCGCCACGGAAGAGACGGCCGCTCTCTGCGAGCGGCTACTCGAGCTTGGCGTCATCATGCAGCCGACCGGCGATCACCTGAATGTGTTGAAGATAAAACCACCGCTTTGCCTCTCGGCGGAAAGCACCGATTTCTTCGTGAAAGCCCTGGAAAAGGCGCTGGAGGACGGCGTTTAG